The following are encoded in a window of Odocoileus virginianus isolate 20LAN1187 ecotype Illinois unplaced genomic scaffold, Ovbor_1.2 Unplaced_Scaffold_19, whole genome shotgun sequence genomic DNA:
- the LOC139033575 gene encoding transmembrane protein 225-like isoform X1 translates to MVCTLVRKVEATNLFLSSWILVFLAVGITIEEWTVLKLGPQDPIISHSPWICCTSLWPADGLEVVRNILIVVVSLSFMHNLLLGFEFTYMIPQTKYTLIMTACLAFLTGILLLSALLLYHHMLNQGKFVYYLSYKICWINFTAYLNAVLLFASGFLSLLQYKRSINGSGSLITIRKSARESQVMEKHGVSIKVVSLPAGTAMPRSIVRVHSAHVKEDCSERLNVQARRVTWAL, encoded by the exons ATGGTGTGCACACTTGTCAGAAAGGTTGAGGCCACCAACCTGTTCTTGTCCTCCTGGATCTTAGTCTTCTTGGCTGTAGGAATCACCATAGAGGAATGGACTGTACTGAAGTTGGGACCCCAAGACCCTATAAtcagccacagtccatggatATGTTGTACTTCCCTGTGGCCAGCAG ATGGCCTGGAAGTGGTCAGGAATATTCTGATTGTGGTGGTCAGCCTTTCCTTCATGCATAATTTGCTTCTGGGTTTTGAATTCACCTATATGATTCCTCAAACCAAATATACTCTCATTATGACTGCCTGCCTCGCTTTCCTCACAG GCATCCTTCTGCTCAGTGCACTCCTCCTGTATCACCACATGCTAAATCAAGGTAAATTCGTGTACTACTTGAGTTACAAGATCTGCTGGATCAATTTCACTGCATACTTAAATGCTGTATTGTTATTCGCCTCTG GATTCCTCTCTCTCTTACAGTACAAGCGGTCCATCAATGGTTCTGGCAGCCTGATCACCATCCGCAAATCTGCCAGAGAAAGTCAGGTTATGGAGAAACATGGGGTTTCTATCAAAGTCGTCTCGTTACCAGCAGGTACTGCAATGCCTCGTAGTATTGTCCGTGTACACTCTGCCCACGTGAAAGAAGATTGTTCAGAAAGACTGAATGTCCAAGCACGTCGTGTAACCTGGGCTCTATGA
- the LOC139033575 gene encoding transmembrane protein 225-like isoform X2, producing the protein MVCTLVRKVEATNLFLSSWILVFLAVGITIEEWTVLKLGPQDPIISHSPWICCTSLWPADGLEVVRNILIVVVSLSFMHNLLLGFEFTYMIPQTKYTLIMTACLAFLTGFLSLLQYKRSINGSGSLITIRKSARESQVMEKHGVSIKVVSLPAGTAMPRSIVRVHSAHVKEDCSERLNVQARRVTWAL; encoded by the exons ATGGTGTGCACACTTGTCAGAAAGGTTGAGGCCACCAACCTGTTCTTGTCCTCCTGGATCTTAGTCTTCTTGGCTGTAGGAATCACCATAGAGGAATGGACTGTACTGAAGTTGGGACCCCAAGACCCTATAAtcagccacagtccatggatATGTTGTACTTCCCTGTGGCCAGCAG ATGGCCTGGAAGTGGTCAGGAATATTCTGATTGTGGTGGTCAGCCTTTCCTTCATGCATAATTTGCTTCTGGGTTTTGAATTCACCTATATGATTCCTCAAACCAAATATACTCTCATTATGACTGCCTGCCTCGCTTTCCTCACAG GATTCCTCTCTCTCTTACAGTACAAGCGGTCCATCAATGGTTCTGGCAGCCTGATCACCATCCGCAAATCTGCCAGAGAAAGTCAGGTTATGGAGAAACATGGGGTTTCTATCAAAGTCGTCTCGTTACCAGCAGGTACTGCAATGCCTCGTAGTATTGTCCGTGTACACTCTGCCCACGTGAAAGAAGATTGTTCAGAAAGACTGAATGTCCAAGCACGTCGTGTAACCTGGGCTCTATGA